The genomic window GGAAGGAGACATTTGAGCAAATTCAGATGACTTCAAATTAACACAATACACTGAGCCTCCTTGAAACTAACATCAAGTGTGTTTTAACCCATCCTATAGAAACGAATGAAGGCTAAGCAGAAAGTGTGTGCTTACAGGAAagcaaacatacatacacactaaTATGCAGGCACTGGAACTTTTATTCTAATACTTGAGAATAACACAAGTCACTTTAACTCCCTGTGTGTACCAGCTAATGTTTTTCCCTCCTGTGAATCATACCCACACTCTTTGCCTGTGGCTATAGTCTAACCCATATAATGGGACTCCCTAACCCATTATACTGTAGCAATAAGTTACCTAATTATTATGTTTATGATACATTTCTTccatcaaagaaggaaaagatatttaTTGCTCATTAACTAATGTATTTAGAGCACTTAGAAGTACGGCTGTTGCATAGAAGACAATCTCTAAATATATGTTGATCTCATTTATCCTTGCTTTCCCCTCTGAGAGGGCACAAAACAATGCTTCATAATGTTCATAGCCTAATTCAGAGgaacattaaaatgaatttaagaaaagatattgcatatttttttccatatcttaTGGACAgtatattttacatctttgttCCTCAAGCTATAGAACAAGGGATTCAACATGGGGATACTGAGAGTATAGAATATAGAAGTCACTTTGTCAGTGTCAAAGGAATGTCTGGACTTGGGCTGCAAATACATAAAGAGTAAAGTCCCACAGAAGACTGTCGCCACTGTCAGGTGGGATCCACAGGTAGACCAAGCCTTGTGCCGACCCCCAGTGGAGTTCATCCTGAGAATGGCTACAAGGATACACAGGTAAGACACAAGAACCACCAGAAGCAATGAAATCAAATTAAACACTGAGAAAATCATAATAATCAATTCAATATCCTGCGTATCTGAGCAGAGCAAAGATAACAAGGCAAGACAGTCACAGTAGAAATGACTGACAACATTGTAGCCACAGAAGGTAAATACCTTTACGGTGACTAGAAGAGACACAAATGTGCTATAGAGATAGGGGACTGCCACCAGCACCTGACACACCCTTTGTGATATGATGACTGTGTAGAGCAGAGGGTTACAGATGGCCACATAACGGTCATAGGACATTGCTGAcagaatgaaaaattcactaatgATGAACATAATGTAGAAAGCTCCTTGTGTGGCACAAAAATAATAGGAGATTGTATTTTCATCCACAGCAAAACTTACTAACATTTTGGGTCCCACAGTTGTTGAATAGCCCAGATCAGTGAGAGACAGATGtttgaggaagaagtacatgggtgtCTGTAGCCTGGAGTCCACCTTGGTGAGGATGACCATGCCCAAGTTGCCCACCACTGAGATCATGTAGATGACGAGGAAGAGCCCAAATAACGGAGCCTGCAGCTCAGGGCAGTCTGTGATGCCCATGAGAATGAATTCACTCAGCACTGTTCCATTGTGTTTTTCCATCCAGTTTTATCAGAAAGCCTACTCTGGATAAAGACATCAGCACAGTCAATAGCTGTCATGTGGTATCAGCTGGTAGTGTTTTAGGAtgcagagctagaacaaatatGATAAATCCAAATTTCCaattctggaattttaaaataaactggcCTGCCACAATAAACATATATAACAATGATgatgtatagatagatagatagatagatagatagatagatagattgccATTGATAATAGAGATAGGGTTGGAGACAGAAATAGATCAGTGTTTTTACAATTGGGGATGATTTGTAGCCCAAAGAACATCTGGTAATCTCTTGAGGCATTTTGGTTGCCACAAGTAGAGTGAGTGAAAGGGGGAGCTACTGGCATCTGATGGTTGGAATCTAGTGATGCTGCCATTTGTCTTGCTACATTAGGACTAGACCCCCACACATGACAACAAAGTTTTATCAAAACCAAAATGTCAGTAAGGCCAAGATTTACAAACACTTACATAGACAGGTACAGATagatataaatacagatatagactaattttttaaaaaaatggtaaaaaagtATATGAATATCCCTAATAAgctgctaattaaaaaaatacaagaatagaAGGAGGATGGCAGGGTAGAGTAAAGTGATTAGTGGTTTAAAAAATTGACTATCAGCgtttcaaaagaaagagaaaggaaagaaaaagaaaaagaaagaaggaaaaaaaggaagaaggaaaaagaaaaagggaattgATTCTGGTTACAAGGAAAATATGTGTCCGGTGTCTTTTAGTGAGCTATaagaaagacaatagaaaaacACAGCATTAACAGCATTCAGTTATATATCTATACCTATACGTTTACAGAAAACccacatttttctcaaataaaacatGGCTTATAAGGTTGTGAGTGTCTGATATCCTATCCCCATGTGCTTACCTCTTCATGTCAGAAATACTgaacttctcttaaaaatatttaaatcaaagaaataagaaGCAATATAAATCTTGTTTGAGTACAATGatggaaaactaaagaaaaattatattaaatgctgattttccagtaaaataagGAACGTTACCATTACTTGCACCATTTTTAGACATCTATGGACAGCATCAAATTGCATTTTCATACTTTATGACCTGTGTTGATTATCTGATTATTCTTTTTAAGGCTATGTATCTTTTGAGAAAATTGAATGTGTTTCCTTCAAATTCCACTGGAAACCGAACATGCTGTATATTGGACCATCACCTTAAAACTGGATACTTAAAAGTTTTCTGAACaccaaaagttatttttcatatcaATGTAAGATGGAAGTACTCATTTTGTTCgtcaaaatttcaggaaaaatatcacatttatagattgttttaatttcatattaattattaaaatattttgagacaaaaATAAGAAGAGCCACAGTTACCAACTAACTAAAGATTTAGAAAGACATCAAACAGGAAACTGAACACCTGCAGCTTCATATTTCTGccataatttttgttatttattcctGGCTCTTTAGTTAGCCTTTCTTGACCCACAgttttgtcctttcttattcaGATGATTATTTATATAgactataaatattaaattaacaaCATGACACTGACATTTCAAAGATGCTCATTAGCATTTgtgaaaatatttgaacattaaTCTGAAGGAAAGGGGGGAAGTCCTGTTCTGCTCAGGCATTATTAATAGTAGGATGTACATGGAAATAGAAGTCCTCATATTTTGCTGTGCTCTGTCAGTGAATAAAAATGTTATCTTGCAAATGTCACCCAAACTATTAAAATACAGGTACAATATGATGCCACATGAAATATACTGTTTACCTGTAATGGAACCTCTGACGTGGCTTCCCAATGTGCTTCATAAGGTGCATAGTGAGatcaatttattcattcttttcacCCTCTGAGACTCTCCCTGAGGAGACCCCAAGCAATTTTTGATTGTCCCTGAAGCACTGAAATCACAACAGAGGGCAAGGGAGAGTGTGTTTATCAGTAGTCCAGAACAGTTTTACACACCAGTGAGTTAGGTATATTATTGTATGTGTGTTACATTTCTACCTTTTACTcctgattgattttcttttcttcctgactctgatgtttatttattttctgtccatGTAGTTAGACTATGCTGCCCAGTTGTTTGGCCAAACATCAGTCTAGATGTAGCTATGGGGatatttttcagatgtgattaacTTTAAAAGCAGTAGATTTTGAGTACAGCCAACTTCCCTCCAGAATGTGGATGGGTCCTTTTCTATCAAGAGTAAAGACTTAGAACCcctaaagaaaaaggaattctgcTTCCAGATTGCCAGAAAGAcattctgcctcagtttcccacacTTTTGCTCAGCATCCACTCTTGCTATCTGCCAGGCCCCACAACCACATCGTATAAtcttaaaatctctctctctctgcccccataTATATTCCACTTCTCTGGTGTACTTTAATACAGCCATACAGGCATCTGGAATATTAGATTCTATCCATCAGAGGCCTGTCAGCATTCCCCTGTGACTGCAATGGTCCTCTGAATTAGGTGATGTGAAATGTGCTTAATCACTGTCCTACTGCAtgagttaaaaaatgtaaatgagctaaaaataataataagttgtGTAGATGtaagatgtttcttttttaactctaGGGAGAGGAATTAGTtacttctgtttctcattttaagtCCATACTGAATCATCATCATCTGTCTGTTTAGGACTTTTTCATTATGTCTGTATTCATTACATTCCAATATTCCTTGTTTTCCCATCATGCCCAATACCCTATCAAATTTCTCTTGTCTACCTTGACATATACTCCAACGTGCTTCATATAAGCCATACATTCTGCAACGATGGAATGTTTTGCATGCATATGTTTTACTATGTGTGTATGTTACTGAGCTGTACATTTGCATTGTTGAATATAATTCACTatttgtggtatatccatgtTATGATGAAAGGCTACAGAAACAAAGCACATTGATAAGTGCTGAGTTTTCTGTAAGATAAGGGAGGGTTGAAGAACTTTTCCTTACCAGCAACAGAGTTGTATGGAAGGTATCAAATTAACTTTTCATAGTTTACTATCTGTGTTGATTacctgattattatttttaaagctatattcTTTGAGAAAATTTTATGTGCTTTCTGTCTGATTGCACTGGAAACTGAACATTATACCATCACTGTAACCCTGGGCACTCAAAATCTCCTAGCTTCCGAAAGTTGCTTTTCACATCTCAGTGCAAGGTGGAAACTCCCTTTGTGCTAAACAAGAGATCAGAAAAATTCACACTTATACATTGATTtcaatattcattaaatatacaatatttttgAGAAAGGAATAAGAAGTGCCTAGAGTCACTAATTGACTAAGGATTTGACAGGACATC from Camelus dromedarius isolate mCamDro1 chromosome 35, mCamDro1.pat, whole genome shotgun sequence includes these protein-coding regions:
- the LOC135320015 gene encoding olfactory receptor 8K3-like — its product is MEKHNGTVLSEFILMGITDCPELQAPLFGLFLVIYMISVVGNLGMVILTKVDSRLQTPMYFFLKHLSLTDLGYSTTVGPKMLVSFAVDENTISYYFCATQGAFYIMFIISEFFILSAMSYDRYVAICNPLLYTVIISQRVCQVLVAVPYLYSTFVSLLVTVKVFTFCGYNVVSHFYCDCLALLSLLCSDTQDIELIIMIFSVFNLISLLLVVLVSYLCILVAILRMNSTGGRHKAWSTCGSHLTVATVFCGTLLFMYLQPKSRHSFDTDKVTSIFYTLSIPMLNPLFYSLRNKDVKYTVHKIWKKICNIFS